One genomic window of Terriglobales bacterium includes the following:
- a CDS encoding PPOX class F420-dependent oxidoreductase, which produces MGALDRFAAHKYLSLETFRKTGVGVRTPLWFAEKDGELLLYTLADSGKVKRIRNNPRVRIAPSDLRGKLLGDWLDAQARFLEGDEARQANRLLNQKYWLKSFFDWTSRLRKTPRVYLAVKPTTRDQQPRT; this is translated from the coding sequence GTGGGTGCACTGGACCGTTTCGCCGCACATAAATATCTCAGTCTGGAGACCTTCCGCAAGACCGGAGTCGGCGTCCGCACCCCGCTGTGGTTCGCCGAGAAGGACGGCGAGCTGCTGCTCTACACCCTCGCCGATTCCGGCAAGGTGAAGCGCATCCGCAATAACCCGCGCGTCCGCATCGCCCCCAGCGACCTGCGTGGCAAGCTGCTCGGCGACTGGCTCGATGCCCAGGCCCGTTTCCTCGAGGGCGACGAGGCCCGCCAGGCCAACCGCCTCCTCAATCAGAAATACTGGCTAAAGAGCTTTTTCGACTGGACCAGCAGGCTGCGCAAGACCCCGCGCGTGTACCTCGCGGTGAAGCCAACCACCAGAGACCAGCAACCGAGGACTTAG
- a CDS encoding YdeI/OmpD-associated family protein has translation VRIPFDAAKTWGKRGQIPVHGEINGFEFRTSLFPDGQGGHSLLVNKQMQRGAGAVAGHKAHFRLEPDRAERVVRVPAELAKALAQSKRLQKFYESFNHSMRKWMSDQVAAGKAQATRVRKAEQVAEWLMEAMEAERELPPLIARALALDPEARRGWEQMTPAMRRGQLMGIFHVRGVESRARRLAKTVQMAAEYAEKHASRSG, from the coding sequence CGTCCGCATCCCGTTCGACGCCGCGAAGACCTGGGGCAAGCGCGGGCAGATACCGGTGCACGGGGAGATCAACGGATTCGAGTTCCGCACCTCGCTCTTTCCCGACGGCCAGGGCGGGCACTCGCTTCTGGTCAACAAGCAGATGCAGCGGGGCGCGGGTGCGGTGGCGGGACACAAAGCTCACTTCCGGCTGGAGCCGGACAGGGCCGAGCGCGTGGTGCGCGTGCCGGCGGAGCTGGCCAAGGCGCTGGCGCAGTCGAAGCGGCTGCAGAAGTTCTACGAATCGTTCAACCACTCGATGCGGAAGTGGATGAGCGACCAGGTGGCCGCGGGAAAGGCGCAAGCCACGCGCGTCCGCAAGGCGGAGCAGGTCGCCGAATGGTTGATGGAGGCCATGGAGGCGGAGCGCGAGCTGCCGCCGCTGATCGCGCGGGCGCTGGCGCTGGACCCGGAGGCGCGGCGCGGGTGGGAGCAGATGACGCCGGCGATGCGGCGCGGGCAGTTGATGGGGATCTTCCATGTTCGCGGAGTGGAGTCCCGCGCGCGGCGGCTGGCCAAGACGGTGCAGATGGCGGCGGAGTACGCGGAGAAACATGCTTCGCGCTCGGGCTGA
- a CDS encoding phage holin family protein, whose amino-acid sequence MRLLVHWILSALALLIVAHIVPGFYVSGLGGALIAALVIGLINATLGLFLKVITFPLAVLTLGIFWLVINALMLMVASALMKSFQVRGFWAAFLGAIVLALVNMLLRWLVPTRER is encoded by the coding sequence GTGCGACTGCTGGTCCATTGGATACTGAGCGCACTGGCGCTGCTGATCGTGGCGCACATCGTGCCGGGGTTCTACGTAAGCGGCCTGGGCGGAGCGCTGATCGCGGCGCTGGTGATCGGACTGATCAACGCCACCCTGGGCCTGTTCCTCAAGGTCATTACCTTTCCCCTGGCGGTGCTCACGCTGGGCATCTTCTGGCTGGTGATCAACGCCCTGATGCTCATGGTGGCGTCGGCGCTGATGAAGAGCTTCCAGGTGCGGGGTTTCTGGGCGGCATTCCTGGGCGCGATCGTGCTGGCGCTGGTGAACATGCTCTTGCGCTGGCTGGTACCCACGCGCGAACGCTAA
- a CDS encoding TIGR00730 family Rossman fold protein codes for MTDQKKPEAAIAPLAYENKNFLHAPDGRGIRIMSEYYEPLARFRKERIQDTIVFFGSARFHSRSEAESALLLLEKDGSRTPAPPQEQKLVQRAKAAVEMARYYEDARKLSFMLTRWSMTLPGKRHRFVITSGGGPGIMEAANLGAYEAGGKTIGMNIRLPYEQMPNCYITPSLNFEFHYFFMRKYWFAYLAKALVIFPGGFGTMDELFEILTLAQTQKLAKKILVIIYGRRFWKRIINLNALIDSGTISPDDKDLFRMADTPEEAFATLKNGLTKFHLQAPPPTKEKAPEIAKTRG; via the coding sequence ATGACCGACCAGAAGAAACCTGAGGCCGCGATCGCTCCCCTGGCCTATGAGAACAAGAACTTCCTGCACGCCCCCGACGGCCGCGGTATCCGCATCATGTCCGAGTACTACGAGCCCCTGGCCCGCTTCCGCAAGGAACGCATCCAGGACACCATCGTCTTCTTCGGCTCCGCCCGCTTCCACAGCCGCTCCGAGGCCGAGAGCGCGCTGCTCCTGCTGGAAAAGGACGGTTCCCGCACTCCCGCCCCGCCCCAGGAGCAGAAGCTGGTTCAGCGGGCCAAGGCCGCCGTGGAGATGGCCCGCTACTACGAAGACGCCCGCAAGCTCTCCTTCATGCTGACCCGCTGGTCCATGACCTTGCCCGGCAAGCGCCATCGCTTCGTCATCACTTCGGGCGGCGGCCCCGGCATCATGGAAGCCGCCAACCTCGGCGCCTACGAGGCCGGAGGCAAGACCATCGGGATGAACATCCGCCTCCCCTACGAGCAGATGCCCAATTGCTACATCACTCCCTCCCTCAACTTCGAGTTCCACTACTTCTTCATGCGCAAGTACTGGTTCGCCTACCTGGCCAAGGCCCTGGTGATCTTTCCCGGCGGGTTCGGCACCATGGACGAGCTTTTCGAGATCCTCACTCTGGCCCAGACTCAGAAGCTGGCCAAGAAGATCCTGGTCATCATCTACGGCCGCCGTTTCTGGAAGCGCATCATCAATCTCAATGCCCTGATCGACTCCGGCACCATCTCCCCCGACGATAAAGACCTTTTTCGCATGGCCGACACTCCCGAAGAGGCCTTCGCCACCCTCAAGAACGGCCTCACCAAGTTCCACCTCCAGGCGCCGCCGCCCACCAAGGAAAAGGCCCCCGAGATCGCCAAGACCCGCGGATGA
- a CDS encoding thiamine phosphate synthase, with translation MADDRRLTTDDLLLYYITDRTRFPGSEAQRRSRLLKKIAEAARAGVDFIQLREKDLTARDLESLARDAVAALRETRNVKPETQLLINHRTDIALAVGAGGVHLRSDDISAADARALLSRNAKRETRNFLVAVSCHTSREVARAASQGADFAVFAPVFEKSGRPGSGLEALRQACARAAPPDRLVSPMPVLALGGVTLENARACLDAGAAGIAAIRLFQENHIAEVVGRLRSATSIAGVH, from the coding sequence TTGGCCGACGACCGACGACTGACGACCGACGACTTGCTTCTTTACTACATCACCGACCGTACTCGGTTCCCGGGCTCCGAGGCGCAGCGCCGCTCCCGCCTCCTGAAGAAGATCGCCGAAGCCGCCCGCGCCGGCGTGGACTTCATCCAGCTCCGCGAAAAAGACCTCACCGCCCGTGATCTGGAATCCCTGGCCCGAGACGCGGTCGCTGCCCTTCGCGAAACGCGAAACGTGAAACCTGAAACGCAGTTATTGATCAACCATCGCACCGACATCGCTCTCGCCGTCGGCGCCGGCGGCGTCCACCTTCGCTCCGACGACATCTCCGCCGCCGACGCCCGCGCCCTTCTTTCGCGAAACGCGAAACGTGAAACGCGAAACTTTCTGGTTGCCGTCTCCTGCCACACTTCCCGGGAAGTCGCCCGCGCCGCGTCCCAGGGCGCCGACTTCGCCGTCTTTGCTCCCGTCTTCGAAAAGTCCGGACGTCCGGGTTCCGGCCTCGAAGCTCTCCGCCAGGCCTGCGCCCGCGCCGCCCCTCCCGACCGCCTCGTCTCTCCCATGCCCGTGCTGGCCCTGGGCGGCGTCACCCTGGAGAACGCCCGGGCCTGCCTCGACGCCGGCGCCGCCGGAATCGCCGCCATCCGACTCTTTCAGGAAAACCATATCGCCGAGGTGGTGGGTCGGCTGCGTTCCGCCACCTCCATCGCAGGAGTTCATTGA
- a CDS encoding P1 family peptidase: MLRIFVVLICTVISALAQSAPRPRARDLGIHVGVLSPGPLNAITDVEGVRVGHTTIIKGDDIRTGVTAVLPHPGNLFREKVPGAVFVGNAFGKLMGSTQVNELGEIETPIVLTSTLTVPRVADAVLDYMLSLPGNEDVQSVNPLVAETNDGYLNDIRGRHIASADVLNAIRNAKSGPVEEGSVGAGTGTVAFGFKGGIGTASRRLPASLGGYTVGVLVQSNFGGVLTINGAPVGRELGHDKLFGRDARQGVSPDGSIIIVIATDAPLDFRNLRRLAARGIMGLARTGSAGSNGSGDYAIAFSTARRIFHGETRPEQRTALPNDAMSPLFLAAIEATEEAIYNSLFRATAVTGRGHTVEALPLDRTQEILKKYNAIR; this comes from the coding sequence ATGCTGCGGATCTTTGTGGTGCTGATCTGTACTGTGATTTCTGCCCTGGCACAGTCTGCGCCGCGTCCCCGCGCCCGCGACCTCGGCATCCACGTCGGCGTGCTCTCCCCCGGGCCCCTGAACGCCATCACCGACGTGGAAGGCGTCCGCGTCGGGCACACCACCATCATCAAGGGGGACGACATCCGCACCGGCGTCACCGCCGTCCTGCCCCACCCCGGTAACCTCTTCCGCGAAAAGGTCCCGGGCGCGGTGTTCGTCGGCAACGCCTTCGGCAAGCTGATGGGCTCCACCCAGGTCAACGAGCTCGGCGAGATCGAGACTCCCATCGTCCTCACCTCGACGCTCACTGTCCCCCGCGTTGCCGACGCCGTCCTGGACTACATGCTCTCGCTTCCCGGCAACGAAGATGTGCAGTCGGTCAACCCGCTGGTGGCCGAGACCAACGACGGTTACCTCAACGACATCCGCGGGCGCCACATCGCCTCCGCCGACGTCCTGAACGCTATCCGCAATGCCAAGTCTGGTCCCGTCGAAGAAGGCAGCGTCGGCGCCGGCACCGGCACCGTAGCATTCGGGTTCAAAGGCGGCATCGGCACCGCCTCGCGCCGCTTGCCCGCTTCACTCGGCGGCTACACCGTGGGCGTGCTGGTGCAGAGCAACTTCGGCGGCGTGCTCACCATCAATGGCGCGCCCGTCGGCCGCGAACTGGGGCACGACAAACTCTTCGGTAGAGACGCCCGTCAGGGCGTCTCCCCCGACGGCTCCATCATCATCGTGATTGCCACCGACGCTCCCCTCGACTTCCGCAATCTCCGCCGCCTGGCCGCCCGCGGCATCATGGGCCTGGCCCGCACCGGCTCGGCCGGCTCCAACGGCAGCGGCGACTACGCCATCGCCTTCTCCACCGCCCGCCGCATCTTCCACGGCGAGACCCGGCCCGAGCAGCGCACGGCCCTGCCCAACGACGCCATGTCGCCGCTGTTCCTGGCCGCCATCGAGGCCACCGAAGAAGCCATCTATAACTCGCTCTTCCGCGCTACCGCCGTCACCGGACGCGGCCACACCGTCGAGGCCTTGCCTCTCGATCGCACTCAGGAGATTTTGAAGAAGTACAACGCTATCCGGTAG
- a CDS encoding tetratricopeptide repeat protein → MALGFGFNKTKVLASAEKYVQQGKLQNAISEYEKVVKEDPKDLTVLNTIGDLYARVGNAEQAVQYFKRVGDTYSGEGFTVKAIAMYKKLTKLTPNNTDCIIKLAELYTQQGLYNDARSQYVLIADQHMKGGRTEDAVKIFQKMLELDPENAAMQSKLADLYVKLGRKSEARDIFFTAAQSLFARGSLDQADDALGKVINLDPQNADALMLRGQIAVDSGDPTKAAANLEKIPNLDSRPEALRALLKAYVALGRTADAEPIAGKLLSVHNDSNGMTSFAEALLTKGEFEAALRVYDTHADKLLAANPQGLLEALHGTIGRIKDSAPALRALRSLYLKTGDTSHLTEVTELLAHASVAASDLVQGRDLYKELAEMEPENPLHMQNYRQIVARLGEDAAARPLTPEEGAQAFMVDELEISAPPIAQDYSPEVAEAINAAITESELMDTYNMPLKALGPLQAVLPQAPTDVTLNQRLASLYARAERFPEAAACCDVLQQVYTVAGHTKEAQQYFEMAEKYRQQAATAPPPEAPVAEMEAAAPAVMEPAAPPAPAEFSVAVQPPAMTAEMPVQPPSAAHEIDLSGEWESMTTTEAPTAPPPPPPPAPAGPAIADLMEEVKFYLSQSMYDEARTGLEKCESLSPGAPGLAELRALLEAGIAAADTQKIEAPVEPAPAPVEPAPAPVEAAPAPAEASVQALVFDEAALGAAEPAAPVAEIPVVQEAAPEAPAPEPVAPPPPPPAAAPPPAAASANVLGDFVLDLEESLGEDFAIGGAKAPAKPAAPPPPPPAAKPAPPPAAAKPAPPPPPPAPAPAAAPAMAAAAATPAVTLEHHEAKSALADIFDEFKEDVEETQGEPEDPDTHYNLGVAFKEMGLMDEAIGELQKVCQAIDRGHPFGQVMQAYTWLAHCFVEKGVPQAAVKWYEKALKVPTADEESRLAVHYELGNAYEAAGNKKAALDSFLEVYGSNIDYRDVAERIKALKS, encoded by the coding sequence ATGGCGCTCGGTTTCGGTTTCAACAAGACGAAGGTACTGGCATCGGCGGAGAAGTACGTCCAGCAGGGCAAACTTCAAAACGCCATCTCCGAATACGAGAAGGTCGTCAAGGAGGATCCCAAGGACCTCACCGTCCTGAACACCATCGGCGACCTCTACGCCCGCGTGGGCAATGCCGAGCAGGCGGTGCAATACTTCAAGCGGGTGGGCGATACCTATTCCGGCGAAGGCTTCACCGTCAAAGCCATCGCCATGTACAAGAAGCTCACCAAGCTGACCCCCAACAACACCGACTGCATCATCAAACTGGCCGAGCTCTACACCCAGCAGGGCCTCTACAACGACGCCCGTTCGCAGTACGTGCTGATCGCCGACCAGCACATGAAAGGGGGGCGGACCGAAGACGCGGTCAAGATCTTCCAGAAGATGCTGGAGCTTGACCCCGAGAACGCTGCTATGCAGTCCAAGCTGGCCGACTTGTACGTCAAGCTCGGCCGCAAGAGCGAGGCCCGCGACATCTTCTTCACCGCCGCCCAGTCGCTGTTCGCCCGCGGCTCCCTCGACCAGGCCGACGATGCCCTGGGCAAGGTCATCAACCTCGATCCCCAGAACGCCGACGCCCTCATGCTGCGGGGCCAGATCGCGGTCGATTCCGGCGATCCCACCAAGGCTGCGGCCAATCTGGAGAAGATCCCCAACCTGGATTCGCGGCCCGAAGCGCTGCGTGCCCTGCTGAAGGCCTATGTCGCCCTCGGGCGCACGGCCGATGCCGAACCCATCGCCGGCAAGCTGCTCTCCGTGCACAACGATTCCAACGGCATGACCTCGTTCGCCGAGGCCCTGCTCACCAAGGGAGAATTCGAAGCTGCCCTGCGAGTGTACGACACCCACGCCGACAAGCTGCTCGCGGCCAACCCGCAAGGCCTGCTCGAAGCCCTGCACGGCACCATCGGACGCATCAAGGACAGCGCTCCCGCCCTCAGGGCACTGCGCTCCCTCTATCTCAAGACCGGCGACACCTCCCATCTGACCGAGGTGACCGAGCTTCTGGCGCATGCCAGTGTCGCGGCCAGCGATCTGGTCCAGGGCCGTGACCTCTACAAAGAACTTGCAGAGATGGAGCCGGAGAACCCGCTCCACATGCAGAACTACCGCCAGATCGTCGCCCGCCTGGGCGAAGACGCGGCCGCCCGCCCCCTCACTCCGGAAGAAGGCGCGCAGGCTTTCATGGTGGACGAGCTGGAGATCTCCGCTCCTCCCATCGCCCAGGATTACAGCCCCGAGGTCGCCGAAGCCATCAACGCCGCCATCACCGAATCCGAGCTGATGGATACCTACAACATGCCGCTCAAGGCCCTGGGCCCGTTGCAGGCCGTGCTTCCCCAGGCGCCGACCGACGTCACGCTGAATCAGCGGCTCGCCTCGCTCTATGCCCGCGCCGAACGCTTCCCGGAAGCGGCCGCCTGTTGCGACGTCCTCCAGCAGGTGTACACCGTCGCTGGCCACACCAAGGAAGCGCAGCAGTATTTCGAGATGGCGGAGAAGTACCGCCAGCAGGCTGCGACCGCGCCGCCGCCCGAAGCTCCGGTGGCGGAGATGGAAGCGGCAGCCCCCGCCGTGATGGAGCCCGCCGCCCCTCCCGCCCCCGCCGAGTTCTCCGTCGCGGTGCAGCCGCCGGCGATGACGGCGGAGATGCCCGTCCAGCCGCCCTCTGCTGCCCACGAGATCGACCTGTCCGGTGAGTGGGAGAGCATGACCACCACCGAGGCCCCGACCGCGCCTCCACCGCCGCCGCCGCCCGCTCCCGCCGGTCCTGCCATCGCCGACCTCATGGAGGAGGTCAAGTTCTACCTCTCGCAGTCCATGTACGACGAAGCGCGTACCGGATTGGAGAAGTGCGAATCGCTATCGCCCGGCGCTCCCGGCCTGGCCGAACTCCGCGCCCTGCTGGAAGCCGGCATAGCCGCCGCCGATACCCAGAAGATCGAGGCTCCGGTCGAGCCCGCACCGGCTCCGGTCGAGCCCGCACCGGCTCCGGTCGAGGCCGCGCCGGCGCCGGCCGAGGCATCCGTGCAGGCCCTGGTCTTCGACGAGGCCGCGCTGGGCGCAGCCGAGCCCGCTGCCCCGGTCGCCGAGATCCCCGTGGTCCAGGAAGCCGCGCCCGAGGCCCCAGCCCCGGAGCCGGTCGCTCCCCCTCCGCCGCCGCCAGCGGCAGCTCCGCCTCCGGCCGCCGCCTCCGCCAATGTGCTGGGCGACTTCGTGCTCGACCTCGAAGAATCGCTGGGTGAGGACTTCGCCATTGGCGGCGCCAAGGCTCCCGCCAAACCCGCCGCGCCTCCACCGCCGCCCCCGGCCGCCAAACCTGCTCCGCCTCCCGCTGCGGCGAAACCCGCGCCCCCGCCACCTCCGCCGGCGCCCGCACCCGCCGCTGCGCCCGCGATGGCAGCCGCTGCCGCCACGCCCGCCGTCACCCTTGAGCATCACGAGGCCAAATCCGCCCTGGCCGACATCTTCGACGAATTCAAGGAGGATGTGGAAGAGACCCAGGGTGAGCCCGAGGATCCTGACACCCATTACAACCTGGGCGTTGCCTTCAAGGAGATGGGCTTGATGGACGAAGCCATCGGCGAACTGCAGAAGGTCTGCCAGGCCATCGACCGCGGACACCCCTTCGGCCAGGTCATGCAGGCCTATACCTGGCTGGCGCACTGCTTCGTCGAGAAGGGCGTGCCCCAGGCCGCGGTCAAGTGGTACGAAAAGGCGCTCAAGGTCCCGACTGCCGACGAGGAGAGCCGGCTCGCCGTCCATTACGAGCTGGGCAATGCCTACGAGGCCGCTGGCAACAAGAAGGCCGCTCTCGACAGCTTCCTGGAGGTATACGGTTCCAACATCGATTATCGCGACGTCGCGGAGCGCATCAAAGCGTTGAAGTCGTAG